The Streptomyces cyanogenus DNA segment TACGCGGCGGACGGGTTCGCGGCGGGGTGCCCGGTCGCCGCCGCCACGGTCGACTGCGCCGCCTCGGGCGACTCGACCCGGGAGGCGGCGGCCACCGCGTTCGCCACCTGGCGCAGGCCGGTCGCCGAGGCCCTGACGGACCTGGGCGTCCCCGCGGAGCGCGCCGGCTCCCTGGCCACCCTCATGATCAGCACCCTGGAGGGCGCCATCCTGATGGCCCGCGCCGAACGGGACGTACGGCCCCTCACCACCGCCGTCCGCGAACTCGGCCCCCTGCTCGACGCCGCCGTACGCCGCTGACCCACCCCGCCGAACGGCTCCGCAGCTGGTCAAACCCCTGGACCGGCGGCCAGGTGTCCGCTCAGCCGGCCGTCCGCTCGGCCGTCAGGTAGGCGATCACCATGTCCCCGAGCATGGTCCGGTAGTGCTCGCGCTGCGCCGGGTCCGCCAGGTCCCGGCCGAACAGGGTGCCGAACGTGTGCCGGTTGGCCACCCGGAAGAAGCAGAAGGAACTGATCACCGCGTGCAGGTCGACCGCGTCCACATCGGCCGTGAACAGCCCGGACTCCTTTCCGGCGGCGAGGATGCGGCGGATCACGTCGAGCGCCGGGGAGCCGATCCGGCCCAGCTTCGCGGAGGCCGCGATGTGCTCGGCGCCGTGGATGTTCTCGATGCTG contains these protein-coding regions:
- a CDS encoding TetR/AcrR family transcriptional regulator is translated as MTEARRGPRERMVFSAAQLIRRGGVTATGMREVAAHADAPRGSLQHYFPGGKEQLVNEAVEWAGRYAGRRVARFLAGLERPAPSGLFAAMAAQWTEEYAADGFAAGCPVAAATVDCAASGDSTREAAATAFATWRRPVAEALTDLGVPAERAGSLATLMISTLEGAILMARAERDVRPLTTAVRELGPLLDAAVRR